The proteins below come from a single Elgaria multicarinata webbii isolate HBS135686 ecotype San Diego chromosome 11, rElgMul1.1.pri, whole genome shotgun sequence genomic window:
- the BICDL2 gene encoding BICD family-like cargo adapter 2 isoform X2 has translation MATTTASSTYPEEEVLRPSFPLTPPPALGDEFYPFGGERPPSFAGEAAAGDGDPEEEADLEVLLQRKEQDLLLAAELGKMLLERNEELERRYEELAKEHTEAKEQLEQEKHELRRHLESGRAEFETRVAELEADLMAARARLGQQRLEQQDTSRESSQAVLDLSEQNQRLVEQLSQVTQLEQRLREELSSLRGEHRSLTLSSTEHAARTQSLQAENLMLQERNQDLEKQTHQLREENESVQALVDTLHDNLLLLRKESHEKELRMRQVGVEADELRASNRRLQHQVKEMKEEIRLHDLDTSVNSIQSEIESSLEDAPGAPGQAPKMTSGACKTCPIPMAPKNPLRRSEEEEAEYARKVSALSHLEQDILRQKETEIVRLQDQITLQYVELCHLKAEIENQRRLYQESNRDEALKFAIGDRDEAIIKKSEIELEMAKVSLERDSLSQQLLRVIRQKMALSQELEAWQDDIQYIIHQQLLQKQQQEQTHPITLPPKTPTQGKNPPVFRRGTITHKATGFFSLFRKS, from the exons atggcAACAACCACAGCTTCCTCCACGTACCCTGAGGAGGAGGTCCTCCGGCCCTCTTTCCCCCTGACCCCTCCGCCCGCTCTGGGGGACGAGTTCTACCCCTTTGGGGGTGAACGTCCGCCGTCTTTCGCGGGCGAAGCGGCTGCTGGGGACGGGGACCCCGAAGAGGAGGCGGATCTGGAGGTGCTGCTGCAGAGGAAAGAGCAGGACCTGCTACTGGCAGCCGAGCTGGGAAAGATGCTACTGGAACGCAATGAGGAACTGGAGCGGCGCTACGAGGAACTGGCGAAGGAGCACACCGAGGCCAAAGAG CAACTCGAACAAGAGAAGCACGAACTCCGTCGGCATCTTGAATCAGGACGGGCCGAGTTCGAAACCCGCGTGGCGGAGCTGGAGGCCGACTTGATGGCTGCTCGAGCCCGGCTGGGGCAGCAACGTCTGGAACAGCAGGACACGAGCCGGGAAAGCTCCCAGGCTGTCCTGGACCTTTCGGAGCAGAACCAGCGCTTGGTGGAGCAGCTAAGTCAG GTCACTCAGTTGGAGCAGCGCCTACGGGAAGAATTGAGCTCGTTGCGCGGGGAGCATCGGAGCCTGACCCTTAGCAGCACTGAACACGCCGCCCGGACACAGAGCCTGCAAGCTGAG AATCTTATGTTACAAGAGCGGAACCAAGATCTGGAGAAACAGACTCACCAACTTCGGGAAGAGAATGAATCTGTCCAGGCACTGGTGGACACGCTGCACGATAACCTCCTCCTACTCCGCAAAGAGAGTCATGAAAAGGAGCTGCGG ATGCGACAGGTAGGAGTGGAAGCAGACGAGCTCCGGGCCTCCAACCGTCGTCTCCAGCATCAAGTCAAGGAGATGAAGGAAGAGATCCGTCTGCATGACTTAGATACCTCAGTGAACTCCATCCAGTCTGAGATCGAAAGTAGCTTGGAGGATGCTCCTGGAGCACCTGGACAGGCACCTAAG ATGACCAGTGGTGCCTGCAAGACCTGTCCCATCCCCATGGCTCCAAAGAACCCCTTGCGAAgatcggaggaggaggaagctgaaTATGCCAGAAAGGTTTCGGCCTTGAGTCACCTGGAGCAAGATATACTGAGGCAGAAAGAAACGGAGATCGTGAGACTCCAGGATCAG ATTACTTTGCAGTATGTGGAACTCTGCCACCTGAAGGCTGAGATAGAGAACCAGAGGCGTCTGTATCAAGAGAGCAACCGGGATGAAGCCTTGAAATTCGCCATAGGAGATCGGGATGAGGCTATCATAAA GAAAAGCGAGATAGAACTGGAAATGGCCAAAGTCTCTCTGGAACGGGATTCATTGAGCCAGCAGTTATTACGCGTCATACGCCAGAAGATGGCACTTTCCCAGGAGCTGGAAGCTTGGCAA GATGATATTCAGTATATAATCCACCAGCAGCTACTCCAGAAGCAACAACAAGAGCAGACGCATCCCATCACTTTGCCGCCTAAGACCCCCACACAAGGCAAGAACCCTCCTGTCTTTCGGCGCGGCACCATCACTCACAAGGCCACGGGCTTCTTCTCGCTCTTCCGGAAAAGCTAA
- the BICDL2 gene encoding BICD family-like cargo adapter 2 isoform X1 — MATTTASSTYPEEEVLRPSFPLTPPPALGDEFYPFGGERPPSFAGEAAAGDGDPEEEADLEVLLQRKEQDLLLAAELGKMLLERNEELERRYEELAKEHTEAKEQLEQEKHELRRHLESGRAEFETRVAELEADLMAARARLGQQRLEQQDTSRESSQAVLDLSEQNQRLVEQLSQVTQLEQRLREELSSLRGEHRSLTLSSTEHAARTQSLQAENLMLQERNQDLEKQTHQLREENESVQALVDTLHDNLLLLRKESHEKELRMRQVGVEADELRASNRRLQHQVKEMKEEIRLHDLDTSVNSIQSEIESSLEDAPGAPGQAPKQMTSGACKTCPIPMAPKNPLRRSEEEEAEYARKVSALSHLEQDILRQKETEIVRLQDQITLQYVELCHLKAEIENQRRLYQESNRDEALKFAIGDRDEAIIKKSEIELEMAKVSLERDSLSQQLLRVIRQKMALSQELEAWQDDIQYIIHQQLLQKQQQEQTHPITLPPKTPTQGKNPPVFRRGTITHKATGFFSLFRKS; from the exons atggcAACAACCACAGCTTCCTCCACGTACCCTGAGGAGGAGGTCCTCCGGCCCTCTTTCCCCCTGACCCCTCCGCCCGCTCTGGGGGACGAGTTCTACCCCTTTGGGGGTGAACGTCCGCCGTCTTTCGCGGGCGAAGCGGCTGCTGGGGACGGGGACCCCGAAGAGGAGGCGGATCTGGAGGTGCTGCTGCAGAGGAAAGAGCAGGACCTGCTACTGGCAGCCGAGCTGGGAAAGATGCTACTGGAACGCAATGAGGAACTGGAGCGGCGCTACGAGGAACTGGCGAAGGAGCACACCGAGGCCAAAGAG CAACTCGAACAAGAGAAGCACGAACTCCGTCGGCATCTTGAATCAGGACGGGCCGAGTTCGAAACCCGCGTGGCGGAGCTGGAGGCCGACTTGATGGCTGCTCGAGCCCGGCTGGGGCAGCAACGTCTGGAACAGCAGGACACGAGCCGGGAAAGCTCCCAGGCTGTCCTGGACCTTTCGGAGCAGAACCAGCGCTTGGTGGAGCAGCTAAGTCAG GTCACTCAGTTGGAGCAGCGCCTACGGGAAGAATTGAGCTCGTTGCGCGGGGAGCATCGGAGCCTGACCCTTAGCAGCACTGAACACGCCGCCCGGACACAGAGCCTGCAAGCTGAG AATCTTATGTTACAAGAGCGGAACCAAGATCTGGAGAAACAGACTCACCAACTTCGGGAAGAGAATGAATCTGTCCAGGCACTGGTGGACACGCTGCACGATAACCTCCTCCTACTCCGCAAAGAGAGTCATGAAAAGGAGCTGCGG ATGCGACAGGTAGGAGTGGAAGCAGACGAGCTCCGGGCCTCCAACCGTCGTCTCCAGCATCAAGTCAAGGAGATGAAGGAAGAGATCCGTCTGCATGACTTAGATACCTCAGTGAACTCCATCCAGTCTGAGATCGAAAGTAGCTTGGAGGATGCTCCTGGAGCACCTGGACAGGCACCTAAG CAGATGACCAGTGGTGCCTGCAAGACCTGTCCCATCCCCATGGCTCCAAAGAACCCCTTGCGAAgatcggaggaggaggaagctgaaTATGCCAGAAAGGTTTCGGCCTTGAGTCACCTGGAGCAAGATATACTGAGGCAGAAAGAAACGGAGATCGTGAGACTCCAGGATCAG ATTACTTTGCAGTATGTGGAACTCTGCCACCTGAAGGCTGAGATAGAGAACCAGAGGCGTCTGTATCAAGAGAGCAACCGGGATGAAGCCTTGAAATTCGCCATAGGAGATCGGGATGAGGCTATCATAAA GAAAAGCGAGATAGAACTGGAAATGGCCAAAGTCTCTCTGGAACGGGATTCATTGAGCCAGCAGTTATTACGCGTCATACGCCAGAAGATGGCACTTTCCCAGGAGCTGGAAGCTTGGCAA GATGATATTCAGTATATAATCCACCAGCAGCTACTCCAGAAGCAACAACAAGAGCAGACGCATCCCATCACTTTGCCGCCTAAGACCCCCACACAAGGCAAGAACCCTCCTGTCTTTCGGCGCGGCACCATCACTCACAAGGCCACGGGCTTCTTCTCGCTCTTCCGGAAAAGCTAA